The following proteins are encoded in a genomic region of Methylobacterium tardum:
- a CDS encoding YggS family pyridoxal phosphate-dependent enzyme, whose translation MGHRTEKPPVGQADVAAGLAEVRAAIARAAEDSERDPAEVQLVAISKTVPADGILPALKAGQRVFGENYVQESVAKWPDLRARFPDVELHLVGPLQSNKAREVVALFDVIHSLDRLSLAAALAKEIDRSGRTPKLLIQVNTGAEPQKGGVLPDQLDTLLSECRETHGLAIQGLMCIPPAEDPPSAHFALLARLAKAHNLPILSMGMSADFPAAIQLGATHVRVGTAIFGARRPKG comes from the coding sequence ATGGGGCACCGGACGGAGAAGCCCCCGGTGGGCCAGGCCGACGTCGCCGCCGGGCTCGCCGAGGTGCGGGCGGCGATCGCCCGGGCCGCCGAGGATTCGGAGCGCGATCCGGCCGAGGTCCAGCTGGTGGCCATCTCCAAGACCGTGCCGGCCGACGGCATCCTGCCCGCGCTCAAGGCCGGGCAGCGGGTGTTCGGCGAGAACTACGTCCAGGAATCCGTGGCGAAATGGCCGGATCTGCGGGCCCGCTTCCCGGATGTGGAGCTGCACCTCGTCGGGCCGCTGCAATCCAACAAGGCCCGGGAGGTGGTGGCGCTGTTCGACGTGATCCACTCCCTCGACCGGCTGTCGCTCGCGGCGGCGCTGGCCAAGGAGATCGACCGGTCCGGCCGGACCCCGAAGCTGCTGATCCAGGTCAATACCGGCGCCGAGCCCCAGAAGGGCGGCGTCCTGCCGGACCAGCTCGACACCCTGCTGTCCGAATGCCGCGAGACCCACGGGCTCGCGATCCAGGGGCTGATGTGCATCCCCCCCGCGGAGGATCCGCCCTCGGCCCATTTCGCCCTGCTGGCCCGGCTGGCGAAGGCGCACAACCTGCCGATCCTCTCCATGGGCATGAGCGCCGACTTCCCGGCGGCGATCCAGCTCGGCGCCACCCATGTCCGGGTCGGGACTGCGATCTTCGGGGCGCGGCGCCCGAAAGGGTAG
- a CDS encoding YoaK family protein, giving the protein MRLQNTGCGTATGAALAFVAGFVDAAAFIALTGLFTAHVTGNFVLIGAELVARSTGVLAKLLALPVFVGAVAGARVLALLLERQGRAPLPWLLAVELGLLAGFGLCGTLAAPLGAADGAPAIAVGMLAVAAMGLQNAIGRLSLGHLAPTTVMTVSVSQAVIDATDLVLRRAEDRDQTRRRFLRVLPAIAAFAAGALCGAFGIAHLAFGCVVLPLGILMALVILAVAPAEANAAP; this is encoded by the coding sequence GTGCGCTTGCAGAACACGGGTTGCGGCACGGCCACCGGGGCTGCCCTCGCCTTCGTCGCCGGCTTCGTCGACGCGGCGGCCTTCATCGCGCTGACCGGCCTGTTTACGGCCCACGTCACCGGAAACTTCGTCCTGATCGGTGCCGAACTGGTCGCGCGTTCGACCGGCGTGCTGGCCAAGCTCCTGGCCCTGCCCGTCTTCGTCGGGGCGGTGGCGGGCGCGCGGGTTCTGGCGCTGCTGCTGGAGCGGCAGGGACGCGCGCCGCTGCCCTGGCTGCTCGCCGTCGAACTGGGCCTGCTCGCGGGCTTCGGCCTGTGCGGCACGCTGGCGGCGCCGCTGGGGGCGGCGGACGGCGCCCCGGCCATCGCCGTCGGCATGTTGGCGGTCGCCGCCATGGGCCTGCAGAACGCCATCGGCCGCCTCTCCCTCGGCCATCTCGCGCCCACGACGGTGATGACGGTGAGCGTGAGTCAAGCCGTCATCGACGCGACGGACTTGGTCCTGCGGCGGGCCGAGGATCGCGATCAGACCCGTCGGCGGTTTCTGCGCGTGCTGCCGGCCATCGCGGCCTTCGCCGCGGGCGCGCTGTGCGGAGCCTTCGGGATCGCGCATCTCGCCTTCGGCTGTGTCGTCCTCCCGCTCGGAATCCTGATGGCCCTGGTCATCCTGGCCGTGGCGCCGGCTGAAGCGAACGCCGCGCCGTGA
- a CDS encoding L,D-transpeptidase family protein — MSLGEIRVRATVGDRRRGHLLVGPTVIPCALGAGGIVIAKREGDGGSPRGRFRLRGGAYRPDHLGIRPRTALPLRATRPEDGWCDDRRDRRYNRPIRLPAPGVSAESMWRGDGLYDVVIDLDYNRAPIRKGRGSAIFLHIARDGYRPTEGCVALARADLLRLLRRLGPRTHLRIG; from the coding sequence CTGAGCCTGGGCGAGATCCGCGTGCGGGCGACGGTCGGGGACCGGCGGCGGGGCCATCTCCTGGTCGGTCCGACGGTGATTCCCTGCGCCCTCGGGGCCGGGGGAATCGTCATCGCCAAGCGCGAGGGTGACGGCGGCTCGCCGCGGGGCCGCTTCCGCCTGCGGGGTGGCGCCTACCGGCCCGATCATCTCGGGATCCGCCCGCGCACGGCGCTGCCGCTCCGGGCGACCCGGCCCGAGGACGGCTGGTGCGACGACCGGCGGGACCGCCGCTACAACCGGCCGATCCGCCTGCCGGCCCCTGGAGTCAGCGCCGAATCGATGTGGCGCGGCGACGGGCTCTACGACGTGGTGATCGACCTCGACTACAACCGCGCCCCGATCCGGAAGGGGCGGGGCTCGGCGATCTTCCTGCACATCGCCCGCGACGGCTATCGCCCCACGGAGGGCTGCGTCGCCCTGGCCCGGGCCGACCTGCTGCGGCTGCTCCGGCGCCTCGGGCCGCGGACGCATCTGCGGATCGGCTGA
- the leuS gene encoding leucine--tRNA ligase: MTTSTVPQPVERYNAKDAEPRWQEAWAEKRLFETDNSDPRPKYYVLEMFPYPSGRIHMGHVRNYAMGDVVARYKRARGFNVLHPMGWDAFGLPAENAAMERKVNPRDWTYANIASMRDQLKAMGLSLDWSREIATCDPDYYKHQQRMFLDFLGKGLVTRRTAKVNWDPVDHTVLANEQVIDGRGWRSGALVEQRELTQWFFKITDFAEDLLTALDGLDRWPEKVRLMQKNWIGRSEGLEVQFSLARPVAGAADSVTVYTTRPDTLFGAKFLAIAADHPLAAALAEGRPELQTFIEECRRTGTAQAAIDTAEKHGFDTGLTVRHPLDASWELPVYVANFVLMEYGTGAVFGCPAHDQRDLDFANKYGLGNTPVVCPAGQDPASFVITDTAYVEDGRMINSRFLDGMSTDEAFEAVARRLEGEGVAKRKVQFRLRDWGVSRQRYWGCPIPIIHCHSCGPVPVPVADLPVKLPEEVSFDQPGNPLERDAAWRNVPCPHCGAAARRETDTMDTFVDSSWYYARFTAPWLTDAPTDRAVVDRWLAVDQYIGGIEHAILHLLYARFFMRAMRETGWAGVAEPFAGLFTQGMVVHETYKDAAGAWVPPAEIRFATEEGERRAFHVKTQAPIAIGPIEKMSKSKKNVVDPDDIIASYGADTARWFMLSDSPPERDVIWTEEGVQGAARFVQKVWRLVNAAGQAKGDGAADLPLRKAAHRALASVQDDIERLRFNRGVAHIYTLANALEDGLRGPVSPAAAKEAAGILVQLIAPMMPHLAEECWSVLGGGGLVAQAPWPETEAGLLVEDEITLPVQINGKKRADVTVPRDADAKAVEAATLALAAVQTILEGRAPRKVIVVPGRIVNLVV; the protein is encoded by the coding sequence ATGACCACCAGCACCGTTCCCCAGCCCGTCGAGCGCTACAACGCCAAGGATGCCGAGCCGCGCTGGCAGGAGGCCTGGGCCGAGAAGCGCCTGTTCGAGACCGACAATTCCGACCCCCGCCCGAAATACTACGTGCTGGAGATGTTCCCCTACCCGTCGGGGCGCATCCATATGGGCCATGTCCGCAACTACGCGATGGGCGACGTGGTCGCCCGCTACAAGCGCGCCCGCGGCTTCAACGTCCTGCACCCGATGGGCTGGGACGCCTTCGGCCTGCCGGCCGAGAACGCCGCCATGGAGCGCAAGGTCAACCCGCGGGACTGGACCTACGCCAACATCGCCTCGATGCGCGACCAGCTGAAGGCCATGGGCCTGTCGCTCGACTGGAGCCGGGAGATCGCGACCTGCGATCCCGACTATTACAAGCACCAGCAGCGCATGTTCCTCGACTTCCTGGGCAAGGGCCTCGTCACCCGCCGCACCGCCAAGGTGAACTGGGACCCGGTCGACCACACGGTGCTGGCCAACGAGCAGGTGATCGACGGGCGCGGCTGGCGCTCCGGCGCCCTGGTGGAGCAGCGCGAGCTGACCCAGTGGTTCTTCAAGATCACCGACTTCGCCGAGGATCTGCTGACCGCCCTCGACGGGCTGGATCGCTGGCCGGAGAAGGTCCGGCTGATGCAGAAGAACTGGATCGGCCGCTCGGAAGGCCTGGAGGTTCAGTTCAGCCTCGCCCGGCCGGTGGCCGGGGCCGCCGATTCGGTGACCGTCTACACGACCCGGCCCGACACGCTGTTCGGCGCCAAGTTCCTGGCGATCGCGGCCGACCATCCCCTGGCCGCCGCTCTGGCCGAGGGACGGCCGGAGCTGCAGACCTTCATCGAGGAATGCCGCCGCACCGGCACCGCCCAGGCGGCGATCGACACCGCCGAGAAGCACGGTTTCGACACCGGCCTGACCGTGCGCCATCCCCTGGACGCGTCCTGGGAATTGCCGGTCTACGTGGCGAACTTCGTGCTGATGGAATACGGCACCGGCGCGGTGTTCGGCTGCCCGGCGCACGATCAGCGCGACCTCGATTTTGCCAACAAGTACGGGCTCGGCAACACGCCCGTGGTCTGCCCTGCGGGCCAGGACCCGGCGAGCTTCGTGATCACCGACACCGCCTATGTCGAGGACGGGCGGATGATCAACTCGCGCTTCCTCGACGGGATGAGCACGGACGAGGCCTTCGAGGCCGTGGCCCGGCGCCTCGAAGGGGAGGGGGTCGCCAAGCGCAAGGTCCAGTTCCGCCTGCGCGACTGGGGTGTCTCCCGGCAGCGCTACTGGGGCTGCCCGATTCCGATCATCCACTGCCACAGCTGCGGCCCGGTCCCGGTGCCGGTGGCCGACCTGCCGGTGAAACTGCCGGAGGAGGTGTCCTTCGACCAGCCCGGCAACCCGCTGGAGCGGGACGCCGCATGGCGCAACGTGCCCTGCCCGCATTGCGGCGCGGCGGCCCGGCGCGAGACCGACACAATGGACACGTTCGTCGATTCGTCCTGGTACTACGCCCGCTTCACCGCGCCCTGGCTCACGGACGCGCCCACCGACCGCGCCGTGGTCGATCGCTGGCTGGCGGTGGACCAGTATATCGGCGGCATCGAGCACGCGATCCTGCACCTGCTCTACGCCCGGTTCTTCATGCGGGCGATGCGCGAGACCGGCTGGGCCGGCGTCGCCGAGCCGTTCGCCGGTCTGTTCACGCAGGGCATGGTGGTCCACGAGACCTACAAGGACGCGGCCGGTGCCTGGGTGCCCCCGGCCGAGATCCGCTTCGCCACCGAGGAGGGCGAGCGCCGCGCGTTTCACGTGAAAACTCAGGCGCCGATCGCGATCGGCCCGATCGAGAAGATGTCGAAGTCGAAGAAGAACGTGGTCGATCCCGACGACATCATCGCGAGCTACGGGGCCGACACGGCGCGCTGGTTCATGCTGTCCGACTCGCCGCCCGAGCGCGACGTGATCTGGACCGAGGAGGGCGTGCAGGGCGCGGCCCGGTTCGTCCAGAAGGTCTGGCGGCTGGTCAACGCCGCCGGGCAGGCGAAAGGCGACGGCGCCGCGGATCTGCCGCTGCGCAAGGCCGCCCACCGGGCTTTGGCCTCCGTGCAGGACGATATCGAGCGCCTGCGCTTCAACCGCGGCGTCGCCCACATCTACACCCTGGCCAACGCCCTGGAGGACGGCCTGCGCGGCCCGGTCTCGCCGGCCGCCGCCAAGGAAGCGGCCGGGATCCTGGTACAGCTCATCGCCCCGATGATGCCCCACCTCGCCGAGGAGTGCTGGTCCGTCCTCGGTGGCGGCGGCCTCGTGGCCCAGGCGCCCTGGCCTGAGACCGAGGCGGGGCTCCTAGTCGAGGACGAGATCACCCTGCCGGTGCAGATCAACGGCAAGAAGCGCGCGGACGTCACCGTGCCGCGCGACGCCGACGCCAAGGCCGTGGAGGCCGCGACCCTGGCGCTGGCAGCGGTCCAGACGATCCTGGAGGGAAGGGCGCCCCGGAAGGTGATCGTGGTGCCGGGGCGGATCGTGAACCTGGTGGTGTGA
- a CDS encoding LysR substrate-binding domain-containing protein: MMGPPNIALLRSFLAVAESSSFTGAAQALGLRQSTVSGHIARLEQALGRSLLMRDTHRVAPTPDGQALIGFAHDVVQAQDRLCAFFSPSGLRGRIRLGVSEDYTLATLGRVLARFADRHDAVDLQITVGLSRALYQSYDAGDLDVIFCKRRRGDPRGTMAWAEELIWTGRPGFVPDPGQPLPLVLYPPPSMTRTLALDALEAAGRSWRIACTSGSLMGLRAAVEAGLGIAPHSAKVLPPGLAAIPDSAGLPALGEVEFVVLGPGRHHHLATALQEAILASTVELQGAGPS; the protein is encoded by the coding sequence ATGATGGGCCCTCCGAACATCGCGCTGCTCCGCTCCTTCCTGGCCGTCGCCGAGAGCAGCAGCTTCACGGGCGCGGCGCAGGCGCTGGGGCTGCGGCAATCCACGGTCAGCGGGCATATCGCGCGGCTGGAACAGGCTCTCGGCCGCTCCCTGCTGATGCGGGACACCCATCGGGTCGCCCCGACGCCGGATGGCCAGGCCCTGATCGGCTTCGCGCACGACGTCGTGCAGGCGCAGGACCGGCTGTGCGCTTTCTTCTCGCCGAGCGGCCTACGCGGCCGCATCCGGCTCGGTGTCTCGGAGGACTACACCCTCGCGACCCTGGGCCGTGTCCTCGCACGCTTCGCCGATCGTCACGATGCGGTGGATCTGCAGATCACGGTCGGGCTGAGCCGGGCGCTCTATCAGAGCTACGATGCCGGCGACTTGGACGTGATCTTCTGCAAGCGCCGGCGCGGCGATCCGCGCGGCACGATGGCCTGGGCGGAGGAGCTGATCTGGACGGGACGGCCCGGCTTCGTTCCCGATCCGGGGCAGCCCTTGCCCTTGGTGCTCTATCCACCGCCCTCGATGACCCGCACGCTGGCCCTCGATGCCCTTGAGGCGGCGGGTCGGTCCTGGCGGATTGCCTGCACCAGCGGCAGCCTGATGGGGCTGCGCGCCGCCGTCGAGGCCGGCCTGGGCATCGCACCGCACTCGGCCAAGGTCCTGCCGCCGGGGCTGGCCGCGATCCCCGACTCGGCGGGCCTGCCCGCGCTCGGAGAGGTCGAGTTTGTCGTGCTCGGCCCGGGCCGCCACCACCATCTGGCCACGGCGCTGCAGGAAGCGATCCTGGCGAGCACGGTCGAGCTTCAGGGCGCCGGTCCGTCCTGA
- a CDS encoding cyclic nucleotide-binding domain-containing protein — protein sequence MGLGDDIAILAAAPLFGFLDRDALRLLTFAAERRELTDGDLLFSRGDPADGGFVVMSGTIRLEPRGAGAETVRAGRAALIGQLALFVRGTRPTEARAEGAAEVMRITPTLMRRVLEEFPGAAQAVHDTLADDLAGLVADLDQVGALLAAIDGIAQGESSSDSPGDSPGDRL from the coding sequence TTGGGGCTCGGCGACGACATCGCGATCCTCGCAGCCGCGCCGCTGTTCGGCTTCCTCGACCGGGATGCCCTGCGCCTGCTGACCTTCGCGGCCGAGCGGCGCGAGCTCACGGATGGCGACCTGCTGTTCTCCCGCGGCGACCCGGCCGATGGCGGCTTCGTGGTGATGTCGGGCACGATCCGGCTCGAGCCGCGAGGCGCGGGGGCCGAGACGGTCCGGGCCGGGCGCGCGGCGCTGATCGGGCAGCTCGCCCTGTTCGTGCGCGGCACGCGCCCGACCGAGGCCCGGGCCGAGGGCGCCGCCGAGGTCATGCGGATCACCCCGACCCTGATGCGCCGCGTGCTGGAGGAATTCCCCGGTGCCGCCCAGGCCGTCCACGACACCCTCGCGGACGACCTCGCCGGTCTGGTGGCCGATCTCGATCAGGTGGGCGCGCTGCTCGCGGCGATCGACGGCATCGCCCAGGGTGAGAGCTCAAGTGACAGCCCAGGTGACAGCCCCGGTGACCGCTTGTAA
- a CDS encoding response regulator transcription factor: MPNAYRLLICDDDAILRDTLTEQLDLCEDFSVITEANAADAIRRVAAERIDLAVMDVGLPDLDGREAVRRMRAAGYRGPVIMLTAQDSEADHVEGLEAGANDYVTKPFKFGILLARIRAHLRSHEASEDAVFQIGPYTFRPGAKLLVGERGSKLKLTEKETAILRFLYRAGRAVVNRDTLLAEVWGYNAHVTTHTLETHIYRLRQKIEPNPATAAILVTEGGGYKLLP; this comes from the coding sequence ATGCCGAATGCCTACCGCCTGCTGATCTGCGACGACGACGCGATCCTGCGCGACACCCTCACCGAGCAGCTCGACCTCTGCGAGGATTTCTCGGTGATCACCGAGGCGAACGCCGCGGACGCGATCCGGCGGGTGGCCGCGGAGCGCATCGACCTCGCGGTGATGGATGTCGGCCTGCCCGATCTCGACGGGCGCGAGGCCGTGCGCCGGATGCGGGCGGCCGGATACCGCGGCCCGGTGATCATGCTCACCGCCCAGGATTCCGAGGCGGATCACGTCGAAGGGCTGGAGGCCGGCGCCAACGATTACGTGACCAAGCCGTTCAAGTTCGGCATCCTGCTGGCCCGCATCCGCGCGCACCTGCGCAGCCACGAGGCCTCCGAGGATGCGGTCTTCCAGATCGGTCCCTACACGTTCCGGCCGGGGGCCAAGCTGCTGGTCGGCGAGCGCGGCTCGAAGCTCAAGCTCACCGAGAAGGAGACCGCGATCCTGCGCTTCCTCTACCGGGCGGGCCGGGCGGTGGTGAACCGCGACACGCTGCTGGCCGAGGTCTGGGGCTACAACGCCCACGTCACCACCCACACGCTGGAGACGCATATCTACCGGCTGCGCCAGAAGATCGAGCCCAACCCTGCCACCGCCGCGATCCTCGTGACGGAGGGCGGTGGATACAAGTTGCTGCCCTGA
- the mtnA gene encoding S-methyl-5-thioribose-1-phosphate isomerase, whose product MNIDGQPYRTIFPDPDGVSVQVIDQTRLPFAFELKRLATLDDAAVAIRTMIVRGAPLIGVTAAYGLALAMRADASLDGIDRAVATLAATRPTAINLRWALDRLSANLRQVQPGERFARAFAEAGRIAEEDVASCRSIGAHGSRIIADLHRAKGGDKPITVLTHCNAGWLATVDWGTALAPIYAAHEQGVPVHVLVDETRPRSQGAALTAFELNGHGVPHTVIADNAGGHLMQHGQVDLCIVGSDRTTASGDVCNKIGTYLKALAAHDTGVPFYAALPFSTIDWTLDDGVREIPIEERDGREVTHMTGRLADGGFATIEVVSPGSPVANPAFDVTPARLMTGIITERGVCDASREGLYGLYPERRNAA is encoded by the coding sequence ATGAACATCGACGGCCAGCCCTACCGCACGATCTTCCCGGACCCGGACGGCGTCAGCGTCCAGGTCATCGACCAGACGCGCCTGCCCTTCGCGTTCGAGCTGAAGCGGCTGGCCACGCTGGACGACGCCGCGGTGGCGATCCGCACCATGATCGTGCGCGGCGCGCCGCTGATCGGCGTCACCGCCGCATACGGGCTGGCGCTCGCCATGCGGGCGGATGCCTCTCTCGACGGGATCGACCGGGCGGTGGCGACGCTGGCCGCCACCCGCCCGACCGCGATCAACCTGCGCTGGGCGCTCGACCGGCTCTCCGCCAACCTGCGGCAGGTCCAGCCGGGCGAGCGCTTCGCCCGCGCCTTCGCGGAGGCCGGCCGCATCGCCGAGGAGGACGTGGCGAGCTGCCGCTCGATCGGCGCCCATGGCAGCCGGATCATCGCCGACCTGCACAGGGCCAAGGGCGGCGACAAGCCGATCACGGTGCTGACCCATTGCAATGCCGGCTGGCTCGCCACGGTGGATTGGGGAACGGCGCTCGCGCCGATCTACGCCGCCCACGAGCAGGGCGTGCCGGTGCACGTGCTGGTCGACGAGACCCGGCCGCGCAGCCAGGGCGCGGCGCTGACCGCCTTCGAGCTCAACGGCCACGGCGTGCCCCACACGGTGATCGCCGACAATGCCGGCGGCCACCTGATGCAGCACGGCCAAGTCGATCTCTGCATCGTCGGCTCGGACCGGACCACGGCCTCGGGCGACGTCTGCAACAAGATCGGCACCTACCTGAAGGCGCTCGCCGCCCACGATACCGGCGTGCCGTTCTACGCGGCGCTGCCGTTCTCGACCATCGACTGGACGCTCGACGACGGCGTCAGGGAGATCCCCATCGAGGAGCGCGACGGGCGCGAGGTCACCCACATGACCGGGCGGCTCGCCGATGGCGGTTTCGCCACGATCGAGGTGGTCTCGCCCGGCAGCCCGGTGGCTAACCCGGCCTTCGACGTGACGCCGGCCCGGCTGATGACCGGGATCATCACCGAGCGCGGCGTCTGCGACGCGAGCCGCGAGGGCCTTTATGGGCTCTATCCGGAGCGCCGCAACGCGGCGTGA
- the dapD gene encoding 2,3,4,5-tetrahydropyridine-2,6-dicarboxylate N-succinyltransferase — protein sequence MSQAGKPHSDLAQTIEAAWEDRANISTATRGAVREAVEAALDLLDSGKARVAEKSGNDDWVVNQWLKKAVLLSFRLNDMATIEGGPGGAPWWDKVASKFAGWGEAEFRAAGLRAVPGCFVRRGSYIAPGAVLMPSFVNLGAHVGEGTMVDTWVTIGSCAQVGKNCHISGGAGIAGVLEPLQANPVIIEDDCFIGARAEVAEGVIVGQGSVLSMGVYIGASTKIVDRTTGEVMYGRVPPYSVVVSGTMPGKALPDGSPGPGLYCAVIVKRVDAGTRSKTAINELLRT from the coding sequence ATGTCCCAGGCCGGCAAGCCCCATTCCGATCTCGCCCAGACCATCGAAGCCGCCTGGGAGGACCGCGCCAACATCTCGACCGCCACCCGGGGCGCGGTGCGCGAGGCGGTCGAGGCGGCTCTGGACCTGCTCGATTCCGGCAAGGCCCGCGTCGCCGAGAAAAGCGGCAACGACGACTGGGTCGTCAACCAGTGGCTGAAGAAGGCGGTGCTGCTCTCCTTCCGCCTCAACGACATGGCGACGATCGAGGGCGGCCCCGGCGGCGCGCCCTGGTGGGACAAGGTCGCCTCCAAGTTCGCCGGCTGGGGCGAGGCCGAGTTCCGCGCCGCGGGCCTGCGCGCCGTGCCGGGCTGCTTCGTCCGCCGCGGCTCCTACATCGCGCCGGGCGCCGTGCTGATGCCGAGCTTCGTCAATCTCGGCGCCCATGTCGGCGAGGGCACGATGGTCGACACCTGGGTGACGATCGGCTCCTGCGCGCAGGTCGGCAAGAACTGCCACATCTCGGGCGGCGCCGGCATCGCGGGCGTGCTGGAGCCGCTCCAGGCCAACCCGGTGATTATCGAGGACGATTGCTTCATCGGCGCCCGCGCCGAGGTGGCGGAGGGCGTGATCGTCGGCCAGGGCAGCGTCCTGTCGATGGGCGTCTATATCGGCGCCTCGACCAAGATCGTGGACCGGACCACCGGCGAGGTCATGTACGGCCGCGTGCCGCCCTACTCGGTCGTTGTCTCGGGCACGATGCCCGGCAAGGCGCTGCCGGACGGCTCGCCCGGCCCGGGCCTGTACTGCGCGGTGATCGTCAAGCGCGTCGATGCCGGCACCCGCTCGAAGACCGCGATCAACGAGCTGCTCCGCACCTGA